The Teredinibacter sp. KSP-S5-2 genome includes a window with the following:
- a CDS encoding methyltransferase domain-containing protein gives MIAEATGNTHPVLVESTRLFNSGCYVEAQKKLRVFLQKKPQNHQANILMAMIKEAVADYNSALDYCHQAQKNSPNNRNYLYLEGVIYVRQKKLDLALAHYKKFFQHYPNDLDALNTVYAIYSSRENKPAQLKTLLNIATLTQLPQEKLQQIYALLAETQHLIFDTITTNGIIALIQAEQISDGLLTRHLTAYLIEKYNLSSPQPKLNLYEIFQNNLFYLGIGCTRFSSIEVEKLLTTLREAILTICIQRQHVEAVAMPMIEGIALQNYLNEYIYPIKDSEQKIITETKKLLEIQTKNKDWHVQQSEGLLLLISMFQPLYELPIRKILLNTPISKWPKSLHKIAQKTLFNIHDELALSEQIPSITPIHDEVSMDVQQHYEEHPYPRWNQIFVIPLENIGSAILRYIPDIRDQLPAPLFNESTPILVAGAGTGRHPIIVSKRFPKAKITAIDLSRRSLAYATLKAKQLNINNVNFYHGDILEFDKREQKYHYIECNGVLHHLDNPMLGLERLLQCLHPGGVIKIALYSATARKAITSERDKISKLNIRPNSDSIRSYRQAIINAPEKHQDLLVFSDFYSLSECRDLLFHQHEICFTWELIREYCHTLDINFLGLVGNQKIIDIYNKEYPNSATNDFGKLTELEQKHPYMFRGMYEFLIQK, from the coding sequence ATGATCGCCGAGGCAACGGGCAATACCCATCCTGTATTAGTTGAATCCACACGTTTGTTTAATTCTGGCTGCTATGTTGAAGCCCAAAAGAAACTACGTGTTTTTTTACAAAAAAAACCGCAAAATCATCAAGCCAATATATTAATGGCAATGATTAAAGAAGCTGTGGCTGACTACAACTCAGCTTTGGACTATTGTCATCAAGCACAAAAAAATTCGCCCAACAATAGAAATTATCTGTATTTAGAGGGCGTAATTTACGTCAGGCAAAAAAAACTTGATCTCGCATTAGCCCATTACAAAAAGTTTTTCCAACACTACCCCAATGATTTGGATGCACTGAATACGGTGTATGCCATATATAGCTCCCGGGAAAACAAACCGGCACAGCTTAAAACGCTATTGAATATTGCCACCCTGACTCAACTACCCCAGGAAAAACTGCAACAGATTTATGCTTTGCTCGCTGAGACTCAACACCTTATTTTCGACACAATCACCACTAATGGGATCATAGCGTTAATACAAGCGGAGCAAATCAGCGATGGCCTATTAACACGACATTTAACCGCCTATTTAATCGAAAAATACAATTTAAGCAGCCCTCAACCAAAATTAAATTTATATGAAATTTTCCAGAACAATCTCTTTTACCTGGGTATTGGCTGTACGCGTTTTTCCAGCATAGAAGTGGAAAAACTGCTAACCACGTTGCGCGAGGCCATTCTCACAATATGTATTCAACGGCAGCACGTAGAGGCAGTAGCCATGCCTATGATCGAGGGCATTGCCCTGCAAAACTATTTAAATGAATATATTTATCCAATTAAAGATTCCGAACAGAAAATTATTACGGAAACCAAGAAATTACTGGAAATACAAACCAAAAATAAAGACTGGCATGTTCAGCAAAGTGAAGGACTACTGCTGTTAATCAGTATGTTTCAGCCGCTCTATGAACTCCCTATCAGGAAAATATTGCTGAATACCCCCATATCAAAATGGCCAAAGTCATTACACAAAATTGCTCAAAAGACCTTATTCAATATTCATGACGAACTAGCACTAAGCGAACAGATACCGAGCATCACACCGATTCACGATGAAGTATCAATGGATGTACAGCAACACTACGAAGAGCACCCCTACCCCAGATGGAATCAGATTTTTGTTATTCCTTTAGAAAATATTGGCAGCGCCATTTTAAGATATATTCCGGATATTCGCGATCAACTACCTGCCCCGCTTTTTAATGAATCAACACCAATTCTAGTTGCCGGAGCAGGAACGGGGCGACATCCCATTATAGTCTCCAAACGTTTTCCGAAAGCCAAAATTACCGCAATAGATTTGAGCCGAAGAAGCTTGGCTTATGCAACATTAAAAGCCAAACAATTAAATATCAACAATGTGAATTTTTATCATGGCGATATTCTTGAGTTTGATAAGCGGGAACAAAAATACCATTACATCGAATGCAATGGGGTATTACACCACTTGGACAATCCCATGCTCGGTTTGGAACGTTTACTTCAGTGTTTACACCCAGGCGGAGTAATCAAAATAGCCCTGTACAGTGCAACTGCCCGAAAGGCCATTACCAGTGAGCGTGACAAAATTTCAAAACTCAATATTCGGCCCAACTCGGATAGCATTCGCTCCTACCGCCAAGCAATTATCAACGCTCCGGAAAAACATCAGGATCTATTAGTCTTTAGCGATTTTTACAGTTTAAGTGAATGCCGGGATTTGCTCTTCCACCAACACGAAATCTGTTTTACCTGGGAATTAATTCGGGAGTATTGTCACACGCTGGACATTAATTTCTTGGGTTTGGTGGGCAACCAGAAAATAATCGATATTTATAATAAGGAATACCCTAATTCAGCAACCAATGACTTTGGCAAGTTAACTGAGCTGGAACAAAAACACCCATACATGTTTCGAGGCATGTATGAGTTTTTAATACAAAAATAA
- the fliD gene encoding flagellar filament capping protein FliD encodes MIENDIIKTLGAGSGIDTNSLVKQLTAIERSAPQERITSTREKTETQISDYGILSSALATLQDAAKTLTDPEGLFSKSAAFTESNALVPTELSTDVQPGVYSFTVEDVAQSQNLAFEAFSSVDDAVGEGTLTFNFGTWTRDGSDNPTAFTVDNAQEPVTITIDSTNNTLEGLRDAINDADFGVQASIINDGSGYRLSIVAASGVGNELEITVEEAGGAPSNTDGNDLSRFAFNTGVTSFENVETQIGKDAVLTLNGLTINRSSNTIDDIVEGLSLDVLKAAPGEKVTITVTEDKAFAEQTVRDFVEAYNLFLEALEPIMGTSEVENDDGSTSTVVGSLARDSLAKSTLSSIRNLISSTVTGLADSNFTSLTNLGIRTELDGTLSINEKEFTKAFDERFEDIQKLFAPRNTSSDPNIYVNSTNDATSPGQYDIVITTPPSRGVYTGGTLANMTFPNFDSTGKDYSFTAQVNGVTTNTITIPEGTYASQADLASAMQTAINADTNLSEEGHSVLVSYDSDNDRFLITSTKYDTSSQVNITAASADTLADLGLVIANGTSGNKVSGTINGVAGFGTSNVLLPKLGEPGEGLAMIIGENSTSATINFSRGFAGELSDLIEEFLSSDGLIAKREEVLDKKLETLDDDQDSLDRKMEAFEERLRQQYIAMERILSGLSSSGSFLENLLDTLPFTAKRD; translated from the coding sequence ATGATTGAAAATGACATTATCAAAACTCTGGGTGCGGGCTCAGGTATTGATACCAACAGCCTGGTTAAGCAGTTGACGGCGATTGAACGATCGGCGCCGCAAGAGCGTATTACCAGCACGCGGGAAAAAACGGAAACACAAATATCGGACTACGGTATTCTCAGCAGCGCACTGGCAACCTTGCAAGATGCGGCGAAAACCTTAACCGATCCAGAAGGTTTATTCAGTAAAAGTGCGGCCTTTACCGAAAGCAACGCACTGGTTCCTACCGAATTATCCACCGACGTCCAGCCAGGGGTGTATTCCTTTACGGTTGAAGACGTTGCACAGTCTCAAAACCTTGCCTTTGAAGCATTTTCTTCCGTAGACGATGCGGTTGGAGAAGGCACCTTAACTTTTAATTTTGGCACCTGGACACGGGACGGCAGCGACAACCCAACTGCGTTCACCGTGGATAATGCACAAGAGCCAGTCACCATTACGATTGACAGCACCAACAACACGCTTGAAGGCTTACGTGATGCCATTAACGATGCGGATTTTGGTGTTCAGGCCTCTATTATTAATGATGGTTCAGGCTATCGTTTGTCGATTGTTGCGGCATCCGGTGTAGGTAATGAACTGGAAATCACCGTTGAAGAAGCCGGTGGTGCGCCCAGTAATACAGACGGCAATGATTTATCCCGTTTTGCGTTTAATACTGGTGTAACCAGTTTTGAAAATGTTGAAACTCAAATTGGGAAAGACGCGGTATTAACGTTGAATGGTTTAACTATTAATCGTTCTTCGAACACCATTGATGACATTGTGGAAGGCTTATCACTCGATGTTTTAAAAGCCGCACCAGGTGAAAAAGTCACGATCACCGTCACAGAAGATAAAGCCTTTGCTGAGCAAACAGTACGGGATTTTGTTGAAGCATATAATCTTTTTCTGGAAGCGCTTGAACCGATTATGGGCACGTCGGAAGTCGAAAACGATGATGGCTCAACCTCCACCGTGGTCGGCTCATTGGCTCGGGATTCCCTGGCTAAATCGACACTGTCCAGTATCCGTAATTTGATTTCCAGTACGGTAACCGGTTTGGCCGATTCCAATTTCACCTCTCTTACCAATCTGGGAATTCGTACAGAATTAGATGGTACGCTCAGTATTAATGAGAAAGAATTTACCAAAGCCTTCGATGAACGCTTTGAAGATATTCAAAAATTATTTGCTCCGCGTAATACGTCTTCTGATCCAAATATATATGTAAATTCCACCAATGATGCCACTTCACCGGGGCAATACGATATTGTGATTACCACACCACCTTCCCGTGGCGTGTATACCGGTGGAACATTAGCGAATATGACTTTCCCGAATTTTGACAGCACGGGCAAAGATTACAGTTTTACCGCTCAGGTAAATGGTGTGACGACCAATACCATTACCATTCCCGAAGGTACCTATGCCAGTCAAGCCGATTTAGCTTCCGCTATGCAAACGGCCATTAATGCGGATACCAACCTATCTGAGGAAGGTCACTCTGTACTGGTTTCTTATGATTCGGATAATGACCGCTTTTTAATTACATCAACCAAATATGACACCTCTTCGCAGGTAAATATTACCGCTGCCAGTGCCGACACTCTGGCGGATTTAGGTCTGGTCATCGCCAATGGCACCAGCGGGAATAAAGTTTCGGGTACTATCAATGGCGTAGCCGGTTTTGGTACCAGTAATGTGTTGTTGCCTAAGTTGGGGGAACCAGGTGAAGGGTTGGCGATGATCATCGGTGAAAACTCCACCTCGGCGACGATCAACTTCTCCCGTGGTTTTGCCGGCGAATTAAGTGACTTGATCGAAGAGTTTCTCTCTTCTGATGGTCTGATTGCTAAACGTGAAGAAGTGCTGGATAAGAAACTCGAAACGTTAGATGACGATCAGGATAGCCTGGATCGTAAAATGGAAGCCTTTGAAGAACGTTTGCGCCAACAATATATTGCCATGGAGCGTATATTAAGCGGGTTAAGCAGTTCTGGTTCCTTCCTGGAAAACTTGCTCGATACGCTACCGTTTACTGCCAAGCGGGATTAA
- a CDS encoding flagellar protein FlaG, which translates to MNEVRNIQTANRLVASSASSKGAVEAQPRTSGKDLPKSIEKPADSEQPQAVHETQQKLQSAVESINSYVQSVQRDLEFSVDEELNQTVVKVVDSDSGELIRQIPEDIFLELARKLKDDGEFRLLNALG; encoded by the coding sequence ATGAATGAAGTTAGAAATATTCAGACGGCTAACCGGTTGGTGGCCAGTTCTGCTTCATCTAAGGGGGCTGTCGAAGCTCAGCCGCGTACCAGCGGCAAAGATTTGCCCAAATCTATAGAAAAACCCGCAGACTCAGAACAGCCACAAGCTGTACACGAGACGCAGCAAAAACTGCAATCGGCGGTGGAATCGATTAACAGCTATGTGCAATCCGTTCAGCGAGACCTAGAGTTTTCGGTGGATGAGGAGCTGAACCAGACGGTTGTTAAGGTAGTCGATAGTGATTCAGGAGAGCTTATCCGGCAAATTCCTGAGGACATTTTCTTAGAGTTGGCGCGAAAATTGAAGGATGATGGGGAGTTTCGATTGCTGAACGCGCTTGGATAG
- a CDS encoding flagellin: MALVVNSNISSLNAQRQLNSSSMDLERASERLASGKRINSAADDAAGLAISNRQTSQIRGLNQAIRNANDGASLIQTAEGALEESTNILQRMRELSIQSANGIYSDADRATLDAEVQQLVAELDRISETTSFNGQKVLDGSLGSVDLQVGSEANQIISFSIAETSTKTLGLGSTTSDLSGDNISATFSIDDGDIEINGQGLSAIDLSQADENLDDLIADINNNVDGVSASAYNVFEGTGAADGVLASTDSFDIVVGSIDGSAATTFTIGGTGVTTSSLDEMVALINEKTGGAVTASIAEDSGRLVLSNDTGGTITVNNFQNGATAANVGFTSGDSQTGSLALTSDDGSAITVTKGANGTDTDLEGFGFQEIAAAGEVKGGANGTTVDGQTVDFTTALTANDLVINGVAIDASNTDTLQGKVANINAVTDETNVVASIDASESYGADLTQQVNELTLTGTLNVVATNTFDINGITVTVGATAGATATASELAADINGTANIGVTAYVDDDDQLHLYGTGPIEVTDGTVAGALSTQFIDIGGNAVADDTAEASVAATTVTTGSIKINGTEITGIDLSSVDAMLTDINAQTVTTGVTAAIDENGELEFSGTSSITLELGNTLGGATATALGISFPGASAGDNLVDPITIGATLKLDTIGGQSLSVETTANGAASTGLRSLNTDLSATVTGSAISNISVATVSGAQNAIASIDQALETINDTRSQLGAISNRLDFTVSNLSNVSENTAAARSRVVDADFASETAELSRAQVLQQASQAMLAQANARPQQVLSLLQ; encoded by the coding sequence ATGGCACTAGTTGTAAATAGTAATATTTCTTCACTGAATGCTCAGCGTCAGTTGAACTCTTCAAGTATGGACTTGGAGAGAGCAAGCGAACGTTTGGCTTCAGGTAAAAGAATCAACTCCGCCGCGGATGACGCAGCGGGTCTCGCAATTTCTAACCGTCAAACTTCTCAGATCAGAGGTTTGAACCAAGCAATTCGTAATGCAAACGATGGTGCTTCTCTTATTCAAACCGCCGAAGGTGCGTTGGAAGAGTCCACCAACATTTTGCAACGTATGCGTGAGCTATCTATCCAGTCTGCTAACGGCATCTACTCTGATGCTGACCGGGCAACTCTGGATGCAGAGGTTCAGCAACTTGTTGCAGAATTGGATCGTATTTCTGAAACCACCAGCTTTAACGGTCAAAAAGTATTGGACGGAAGTCTAGGCAGTGTTGACCTACAAGTGGGTTCAGAAGCGAATCAAATCATTTCTTTCTCCATTGCAGAAACCAGTACCAAAACTCTAGGTCTTGGTTCAACCACCAGCGATTTAAGTGGCGACAACATCAGTGCAACGTTCAGCATCGATGATGGCGACATTGAAATTAATGGCCAAGGTTTAAGTGCAATCGATTTGTCACAAGCTGACGAAAATCTGGATGACCTTATCGCTGACATTAACAACAATGTTGATGGCGTTAGCGCATCTGCCTACAACGTCTTTGAAGGTACTGGCGCTGCGGATGGTGTACTAGCAAGCACTGATAGTTTCGACATCGTGGTTGGCTCCATCGACGGCTCTGCTGCAACTACCTTCACCATTGGCGGTACAGGTGTTACCACATCCAGCCTGGATGAAATGGTTGCCCTTATCAATGAAAAAACTGGCGGCGCGGTTACAGCAAGCATTGCTGAAGACTCAGGTCGTTTAGTACTCAGTAATGATACTGGCGGAACCATCACCGTTAACAACTTCCAAAACGGTGCCACAGCAGCGAATGTTGGCTTCACCTCTGGTGATTCTCAAACCGGTAGCCTGGCGTTAACTTCAGACGACGGTAGTGCAATTACCGTGACTAAAGGTGCGAATGGTACTGATACCGACCTTGAAGGCTTTGGCTTCCAGGAAATCGCAGCGGCGGGTGAAGTAAAAGGTGGTGCTAACGGCACAACTGTCGACGGACAAACTGTTGATTTCACTACTGCGCTTACTGCAAATGACTTGGTGATCAACGGTGTCGCCATTGATGCAAGCAACACTGACACCTTGCAAGGTAAAGTGGCCAACATCAATGCGGTAACTGATGAAACCAATGTAGTGGCTTCCATCGATGCTTCTGAGTCCTACGGTGCAGACCTTACCCAGCAAGTTAACGAGCTTACCTTAACTGGTACCTTGAACGTAGTCGCTACCAATACCTTTGATATCAACGGTATTACGGTAACTGTAGGCGCAACCGCAGGTGCAACCGCGACAGCATCAGAATTGGCAGCCGACATTAACGGTACTGCGAATATTGGTGTGACCGCCTACGTAGATGACGACGATCAGCTACACCTATACGGTACTGGCCCAATCGAAGTCACTGACGGTACTGTAGCCGGTGCGCTTTCCACTCAGTTCATTGATATCGGCGGTAACGCGGTAGCGGATGACACTGCAGAAGCTTCTGTTGCTGCAACCACAGTGACTACTGGTTCGATCAAAATCAACGGTACTGAAATTACTGGTATCGACTTGAGCAGTGTGGACGCGATGTTAACCGACATCAATGCTCAAACAGTGACTACTGGTGTAACTGCGGCGATTGATGAAAACGGTGAGCTTGAATTCTCCGGTACATCTTCGATCACACTTGAGCTAGGTAATACCCTCGGTGGAGCAACCGCAACAGCATTGGGTATTTCCTTCCCTGGTGCGAGCGCTGGTGACAACTTGGTTGACCCAATCACCATTGGTGCAACGCTCAAGCTGGATACCATCGGTGGACAATCACTTTCCGTGGAAACAACCGCTAATGGTGCGGCTTCTACAGGCCTACGTAGCTTGAATACAGACCTTAGTGCAACAGTCACTGGCTCTGCAATCTCCAACATCAGTGTTGCGACAGTCTCCGGTGCTCAGAATGCGATTGCTTCGATCGACCAGGCACTTGAAACCATCAACGACACTCGGTCTCAGTTGGGTGCGATCAGTAACCGTCTTGACTTTACAGTGTCTAACTTGAGTAACGTTTCTGAGAATACTGCAGCGGCAAGATCTCGAGTTGTGGATGCGGACTTCGCCTCAGAAACTGCTGAGTTGAGTCGAGCTCAAGTGTTGCAACAAGCCTCTCAAGCAATGTTGGCTCAAGCAAACGCACGACCTCAACAAGTTCTTTCACTCCTACAGTAA